DNA from Candidatus Thermoplasmatota archaeon:
CGCGGTGGAAGTCTCCGACGTCTTCCTTCTCACGGTCGTCTCTATGATCCTTGCGCTTCTCTTAACGGTGAAGTTCATGTCCACGAGGCCGGAGCCGCCCGTGGCTCAACCGACCTGACCGTTCAGCCATCGGCAAAAAGATAATTAGTATGACCTGTCTATCACCCCCCAAGTCTTTGGTGAATGGATGGTCACAGAAGAAGAGGTCCTGAAGGCCCTTGAAGAGTGCTATGACCCGGAGATCCCTGTGAACATAGTGGATCTGGGACTTGTGTACGGCGTTGAGGTAAGCGGCAGCAAGGTGCTCGTGAAGATGACGCTGACCGATCCCGGCTGCCCCATGCACAGCATGATCTCAGATGACGCGAAGAACGCGGTCGAGCGGATCGAGGGCGTCGAGATGGCTGAAGTCGAGATTGTCTGGGAGCCTCTGTGGACCCCAGAAAGGATGTCACCAGAGGCAAAGAAAAAGCTCGGGATGTCATAGCTTCTGAATCGCTTGAGAACGAGATGGTGATTCATTGTTTAAGGAACTAGCGAACTTCGTGGTGAAGCGCCACAAGGTAATCATCATCTTCTGGCTGATTCTGCTGGTCATCTCTCTTCCGGCCACGCAACTCGTCTCCGACGTCGTTGTCTATGAGGAGACAAGTATGGCACCGGAGGATATCGAATCTGCCAGGGCGGCCGAGCTCATCTCCGA
Protein-coding regions in this window:
- a CDS encoding metal-sulfur cluster assembly factor — encoded protein: MVTEEEVLKALEECYDPEIPVNIVDLGLVYGVEVSGSKVLVKMTLTDPGCPMHSMISDDAKNAVERIEGVEMAEVEIVWEPLWTPERMSPEAKKKLGMS